One part of the Candidatus Kouleothrix ribensis genome encodes these proteins:
- a CDS encoding DUF1727 domain-containing protein, with the protein MGGLRNLRLVAAIGAGKAAGLASRALRTGGGTTLPGVIARRIAPDTLRLLSAELSGGVTVIGGTNGKTTTARMIAAMLADDGRRVLHNRAGANLATGLTSTALAGSSLTGRMHTDMGLFETDEAALPQVLAETRPRLVVLHNLFRDQLDRYGEVDTIAAKWRVALEQLPPSATVLLNADDPAVAALGAGLAAQVRYYGLEDIRHAGGGATHFADSQFCRKCGNAYAYSAIFYAHVGHYACPNCGQRRPRPDFRLERLDLDGTATSRLIMAFPAGGALGAGYLELRLPLPGLYNGLNALAACAAGLLLGVAPARMRATLEGFSAAFGRIERIDAGGKPLFMALIKNPVGASETVRMLVPGQPAEHAALRIETLEQPRTQVQLHILVAINDKYADGTDVSWLWDADFERLAGRVAAAMVSGTRADDMAVRLKYAGVDPGQITAEPGLARALDAALARLPAGATLYVLPTYTAMLELRAELVRRGWARPFWED; encoded by the coding sequence ATGGGTGGTCTTCGAAACCTACGGCTGGTGGCCGCGATCGGCGCTGGTAAGGCCGCCGGGCTGGCCAGCCGCGCGCTGCGCACCGGCGGTGGCACGACACTGCCGGGCGTGATCGCCCGCCGGATCGCGCCCGACACGCTGCGGCTGCTCAGCGCCGAGCTGAGCGGCGGTGTGACCGTGATCGGCGGCACCAATGGCAAGACCACCACGGCGCGCATGATCGCGGCCATGCTGGCCGACGACGGCCGGCGCGTGCTGCATAACCGCGCCGGCGCGAACCTGGCCACCGGGCTGACCAGCACTGCGCTGGCGGGCAGCAGCCTGACGGGGCGCATGCACACCGACATGGGCCTGTTCGAGACCGACGAGGCCGCGCTGCCGCAGGTGCTGGCCGAGACGCGCCCGCGCCTGGTGGTGCTGCACAACCTGTTTCGCGACCAGCTCGACCGCTATGGCGAGGTCGATACAATCGCTGCCAAATGGCGCGTCGCGCTTGAGCAGCTGCCGCCGAGTGCGACCGTGCTGCTGAATGCCGACGACCCGGCTGTAGCCGCGCTGGGCGCAGGCCTGGCGGCGCAGGTACGCTACTATGGCCTGGAGGATATTCGCCACGCCGGTGGTGGCGCGACCCACTTTGCCGACTCGCAATTCTGCCGGAAGTGCGGCAACGCGTACGCGTACAGCGCGATCTTCTACGCGCATGTCGGCCACTACGCCTGCCCCAACTGCGGGCAGCGCCGGCCCAGGCCCGATTTCCGGCTCGAGCGGCTTGATCTCGACGGCACCGCCACCAGCCGGCTGATCATGGCGTTCCCGGCCGGCGGCGCGCTGGGCGCGGGCTACCTCGAGCTGCGCCTGCCGCTGCCGGGGCTGTACAACGGCCTGAACGCGCTGGCCGCCTGTGCCGCCGGGCTGCTGCTGGGCGTAGCGCCGGCGCGGATGCGCGCCACACTCGAGGGCTTCAGCGCAGCGTTCGGGCGGATCGAGCGGATCGATGCGGGCGGCAAGCCGCTGTTCATGGCGCTGATCAAGAACCCGGTAGGCGCGAGCGAGACTGTGCGGATGCTAGTTCCCGGCCAGCCAGCCGAACATGCGGCATTGCGGATTGAAACCCTGGAGCAGCCTCGCACACAAGTGCAATTACACATCCTGGTGGCGATCAACGATAAGTACGCCGATGGCACCGATGTGTCGTGGCTGTGGGATGCCGACTTCGAACGGCTGGCCGGGCGCGTGGCGGCGGCGATGGTGAGCGGCACGCGCGCCGACGACATGGCCGTGCGCCTGAAGTATGCCGGCGTCGATCCGGGCCAGATCACTGCCGAGCCTGGGCTTGCACGTGCGCTCGATGCCGCGCTGGCGCGCCTGCCGGCCGGGGCCACGCTGTATGTGCTGCCAACCTACACGGCCATGCTCGAGCTGCGCGCCGAGCTGGTGCGCCGCGGCTGGGCCAGGCCGTTTTGGGAAGATTAG
- a CDS encoding acyltransferase: MLSHLPAPLLGAITALLMLGNLLFWAMPLYCVTLARLVLPLPGWRERCAATLVRIAENWIDGNSTILGWTQRITWDVRGLESLCRNRWYMVASNHCSSVDIVVLQRVLNRRIPFIKFFIKQELLYVPVLGLAWWALDFPFMRRYSQAQLDRRPELRGKDLETTRQTCRRFLYKPSTILNFLEGTRATPQKQAEQGWPYRHLLRPKAGGIALVIAAMGNQLHSLLDVTLVYPQQRNGFWDLISGGIRHVIVQINEIAIPSEFAQGDYASDPQFRERFQAWVCELWQAKDALIEQLTLEARLSPAR; encoded by the coding sequence GTGCTTTCTCACCTACCGGCGCCGCTGCTTGGCGCCATCACCGCACTTTTGATGCTGGGCAACCTGCTGTTCTGGGCCATGCCGCTGTACTGTGTGACGCTGGCCAGGCTGGTGCTGCCGCTACCGGGCTGGCGCGAGCGCTGTGCCGCCACGCTGGTGCGCATCGCGGAGAACTGGATCGACGGCAACAGCACAATCCTGGGCTGGACGCAGAGGATCACCTGGGATGTGCGTGGGCTCGAGAGCCTGTGCCGCAACCGCTGGTATATGGTAGCCAGCAACCACTGCTCGTCGGTCGATATCGTCGTGCTTCAGCGCGTACTCAACCGGCGCATCCCATTCATCAAATTCTTCATCAAGCAAGAGCTGCTGTACGTGCCTGTTCTGGGGCTGGCATGGTGGGCGCTCGACTTTCCATTCATGCGGCGCTACTCGCAGGCGCAGCTCGACCGCCGGCCCGAGCTGCGCGGCAAAGATCTCGAGACGACGCGCCAGACGTGCCGGCGCTTCCTGTACAAGCCCTCAACCATCCTGAACTTCCTCGAGGGCACGCGCGCGACGCCGCAGAAACAGGCCGAGCAGGGCTGGCCCTACCGCCACCTGCTGCGGCCCAAGGCCGGCGGCATCGCGCTGGTGATCGCGGCTATGGGCAACCAGCTGCACTCGCTGCTGGATGTGACGCTGGTATACCCGCAGCAGCGCAACGGCTTTTGGGATCTGATCTCGGGCGGCATTCGCCATGTGATCGTGCAGATCAACGAGATCGCGATCCCGAGCGAGTTTGCGCAGGGCGACTACGCCAGCGACCCGCAGTTTCGCGAGCGCTTCCAGGCCTGGGTGTGCGAGCTGTGGCAGGCCAAAGATGCGCTGATCGAGCAGCTAACGCTCGAGGCGCGCCTCAGCCCGGCGCGCTAG
- a CDS encoding ABC transporter ATP-binding protein, translated as MQSAQAETALIRLDRISKSFEEAGHTRMVLHEVSATFAKGEFVVLIGKSGSGKSTLLNLVSGIDTPSSGAVWVAQHELTRLSEHERTLFRRKHIGFIFQFFNLVPTLTVLENLLLMLELNGRTGTREREHALALLRSVGLADRRDAYPDKLSGGEQQRIAVARALVHDPLLVLADEPTGNLDAETGRQVLDLLDTLTRQAGKNLLMVTHSPEVVGLADRVFRIAEGHLVEEALPVV; from the coding sequence ATGCAGAGCGCGCAGGCCGAAACGGCACTCATCCGGCTCGACCGGATCAGCAAGAGCTTCGAGGAGGCCGGGCATACGCGTATGGTGCTGCACGAGGTCAGCGCCACATTCGCAAAGGGCGAGTTTGTAGTGCTGATCGGCAAGAGTGGCTCGGGCAAGAGCACGCTGCTCAACCTGGTCAGCGGTATCGATACACCTAGCAGCGGCGCGGTGTGGGTGGCCCAGCACGAGCTGACCCGGCTCTCCGAGCACGAGCGCACCCTATTTCGCCGCAAGCATATCGGCTTCATCTTTCAGTTCTTCAACCTGGTGCCTACGCTCACCGTGCTCGAAAACCTGCTGCTCATGCTCGAGCTGAACGGCCGCACCGGCACACGCGAGCGCGAGCACGCGCTGGCCTTGCTGCGGAGCGTTGGCCTGGCCGACCGGCGCGACGCCTACCCCGACAAGCTTTCGGGCGGCGAGCAGCAGCGCATCGCGGTGGCACGCGCGCTCGTCCACGATCCGCTGCTGGTGCTGGCCGACGAGCCAACCGGCAATCTGGATGCCGAGACCGGCCGCCAGGTGCTCGACCTGCTCGACACGCTGACGCGCCAGGCCGGCAAGAATCTGCTGATGGTCACACATAGCCCCGAAGTCGTCGGTCTGGCCGACCGGGTCTTCCGCATCGCCGAGGGCCACCTGGTCGAAGAGGCCCTGCCGGTCGTCTGA
- a CDS encoding FtsX-like permease family protein, with the protein MPRILITTSLRYLLRHLWQIGLAILGVALGVAVVVSIDLTNSSARRAFAISTETIAGRATHQIIGGPNGIDDALYRTLRVDLGLRATAPIVEGYASAPAQPGLTLHIFGVDPLAEAPFRPWLSGGHAGPNAQLFALFTQPGAALLSADTARAYGLKAGDPFQIRIGARTTTATLVALLEPQDEAARRAIDSLLLVDISTAQEWLGMVGKLNQIDLILPDGAAAQAVLDQIAPVLPPGVHVTRPALRTQAIEQMTAAFELNLTALSLLALIVGMFLIYNTITFSVVQRRSLLGTLRCLGVTRRQVFALVLGEALIVGVIGAVAGVLLGIALGRGLIQLVTQTINDLYFTVSIRSVAISSGPLIKGLALGLITTLAAAAVPAFEATFTPPRTVLRRSSYEDRVRKLVPLAGAAGLLLLLAGGALLLIPSKSIVLSFTALFLITIGSAATTPLATLLLMQAARPLMGRAFGLLGRMAARDVIATLSRTSVAIAALMIAISVTIGVGLMVGSFRQTVINWLDTTLRADVFVSVPGVSSNRLDAPLPGEIVRQISAAPGVARARPYRSVTVEGQFGPQLLVALEVATDRDRASFRFLQGQPASVWPGFAQGQVLVSEPLAFRYDLAPGDTIALLTDQGQRAFPIAGVYADYGSDQGVVMISLPQYQAHWNDQRISSLGIDAAPGTDVDTLVLQLRRLAGPDQVLNIRSNRALREASIAIFDRTFAITTVLQLLATIVAFIGILAALMALQLERARELGMLRANGLTPRQLWGMVISQTGLIGVTAGLLALPVGVMLALVLVFVINKRSFGWTLLFQLDGGLFAQAMLVAIVAALLAGIYPAWRMSRTAPALALREE; encoded by the coding sequence ATGCCACGCATACTGATCACGACATCGCTCCGCTACCTGCTGCGCCACCTCTGGCAGATCGGCCTGGCCATCCTGGGCGTGGCCCTGGGCGTCGCGGTGGTCGTCTCGATCGACCTGACCAACAGCAGCGCCCGGCGCGCCTTCGCGATCTCGACTGAGACGATCGCCGGCCGCGCGACCCACCAGATCATCGGCGGGCCGAACGGCATCGATGATGCGCTCTATCGCACACTGCGCGTCGATCTGGGCTTGCGCGCCACCGCGCCGATCGTCGAGGGCTATGCCTCGGCGCCGGCTCAGCCCGGCCTGACGCTGCATATCTTCGGCGTCGACCCGCTGGCCGAGGCGCCGTTCCGGCCCTGGCTCAGCGGCGGCCACGCCGGCCCGAACGCCCAGCTGTTTGCGCTGTTCACCCAACCCGGCGCGGCGCTCTTGTCGGCCGATACCGCGCGCGCCTACGGCTTGAAGGCCGGCGATCCATTCCAGATCCGGATCGGCGCACGCACCACCACCGCCACGCTGGTGGCGCTGCTCGAGCCGCAAGACGAAGCCGCCCGCCGCGCGATCGATAGCCTGCTGCTGGTAGACATCTCGACCGCGCAAGAGTGGCTCGGCATGGTCGGCAAGCTCAACCAGATCGACCTGATTCTGCCCGACGGCGCCGCTGCGCAGGCCGTGCTCGACCAGATCGCGCCGGTGCTGCCGCCCGGCGTGCATGTGACCAGGCCGGCCCTGCGCACCCAGGCGATCGAGCAGATGACCGCCGCGTTCGAGCTGAACCTCACCGCGCTGAGCCTGCTGGCGCTGATCGTGGGCATGTTCCTGATCTACAACACGATCACCTTCTCAGTCGTGCAGCGCCGTAGCCTGCTTGGCACGCTGCGCTGCCTGGGCGTGACCCGCCGCCAGGTCTTCGCGCTGGTGCTCGGCGAGGCGCTGATCGTCGGCGTGATTGGCGCGGTGGCCGGCGTGCTGCTCGGCATCGCGCTCGGCCGCGGCTTGATCCAGCTGGTGACCCAGACAATCAACGATCTGTACTTCACCGTGTCGATCCGCAGCGTCGCGATCAGCAGCGGCCCGCTGATCAAAGGGCTCGCGCTTGGGCTGATCACCACGCTGGCCGCCGCCGCTGTGCCGGCCTTCGAGGCCACGTTCACGCCACCACGCACAGTCCTGCGCCGCTCGTCGTACGAAGACCGCGTTCGCAAGCTGGTGCCGCTGGCCGGCGCGGCCGGCCTGCTGTTGCTGCTCGCCGGCGGCGCGCTGCTGCTGATCCCCAGCAAGAGCATTGTGCTGAGCTTTACGGCGCTGTTCCTGATCACGATCGGCTCGGCCGCTACCACGCCGCTGGCCACACTGCTGCTGATGCAGGCCGCCCGGCCGCTGATGGGCCGCGCGTTCGGGCTGCTCGGCCGCATGGCCGCGCGCGATGTGATCGCCACGCTCAGCCGCACCTCGGTGGCCATCGCCGCGCTGATGATCGCCATCTCGGTAACGATCGGCGTCGGCCTGATGGTCGGCAGCTTTCGCCAGACGGTGATTAACTGGCTCGATACCACGCTGCGCGCCGATGTATTCGTGTCGGTGCCGGGTGTGTCGAGCAATCGCCTCGACGCGCCGCTGCCGGGCGAAATCGTGCGCCAGATCAGCGCCGCGCCGGGGGTGGCGCGCGCCCGCCCGTATCGCAGCGTCACGGTTGAAGGCCAGTTTGGCCCACAGCTGCTGGTTGCGCTCGAGGTTGCCACCGATCGCGACCGCGCCTCGTTCCGGTTCCTCCAGGGCCAGCCCGCCAGCGTATGGCCGGGCTTCGCGCAGGGCCAGGTGCTGGTGTCCGAGCCGCTGGCCTTCCGCTACGATCTGGCGCCTGGCGATACGATCGCGCTGCTGACCGACCAGGGCCAGCGCGCGTTCCCGATCGCCGGTGTGTACGCCGACTACGGCTCGGATCAGGGCGTGGTGATGATCAGCCTGCCGCAGTACCAGGCGCACTGGAACGACCAGCGCATCTCGTCGCTCGGTATCGACGCCGCGCCTGGCACCGATGTCGACACGCTGGTGCTCCAGTTGCGCCGGCTGGCCGGCCCCGACCAGGTGCTGAATATTCGCTCAAACCGCGCGCTGCGCGAGGCCTCGATCGCGATCTTCGACCGTACCTTTGCGATTACCACCGTGCTGCAGCTGCTCGCCACGATCGTCGCGTTCATCGGCATCCTGGCCGCGCTGATGGCGCTACAGCTCGAGCGTGCGCGCGAGCTGGGCATGCTGCGCGCCAATGGCCTGACACCGCGCCAGCTCTGGGGTATGGTGATCTCGCAGACCGGGCTGATCGGCGTTACGGCCGGCCTGCTGGCCCTGCCCGTGGGCGTGATGCTCGCGCTGGTGCTGGTGTTTGTAATCAACAAGCGCTCGTTCGGCTGGACGCTGCTGTTCCAGCTGGATGGCGGGCTGTTCGCGCAGGCTATGCTGGTGGCGATCGTCGCCGCACTGCTGGCTGGCATCTACCCGGCCTGGCGCATGAGCCGCACCGCGCCGGCACTGGCCCTGCGCGAGGAGTAG
- a CDS encoding DUF4012 domain-containing protein translates to MSTHPSTLLHFPRLAISRPRRLILLLALLALLIGGVKVWRLYQSAQALRQDVAELRAAAGPLDTAHLRMLGPLLARTHADAQDLRAEAMPLLPLAERLGWLPLYGPDLAASRILLDLAVELASAAEEGYIALSPLLQPAEAGQPLPVALVQHLNTAQPELERTRQALTRADALLASLPIDRLVPALGTPLRTLAPLLPAAHDAVALAQALPELLGASGRRDYLLIAQNPDELRATGGLITAAGLLSIEHGRIAPLSMADSGALNDFKSGGPYPEPPAPLRRYMGIDLWVFQDANWSPDLPTAARAIADLYQRGHGQAIDGVILVDPAVVTALLRVTGPLTLPDLATPLTADTALDYMRNSVFLGPVAGERERQLRWINQRKAFMAPLAQAIMAALQQGGAQRDWAGLARVAAGLLAERHIQLAVAQPDAAAVFARRGWDGALRPGNADFLMLVDSNIGYNKATASIQQAISYTVDLSTPAAPLAALNLRYTHRLAGPADCDQSKELKAAFIQRYEDMQLGCYRDYLRAYVPGQAELITAVVPAVPGNWLLAGVGSDDGADVQAGEAGTRAIGALVVVPPGQARRVLLRYRLPAGVLTRDEQGWHYRLALQRQAGAPPPQLSITVRLPRSARFVSASLPASLQPDGSVVIAGALVRDQQLELVFQAP, encoded by the coding sequence ATGTCGACACACCCTTCCACGCTGCTCCACTTCCCGCGCCTGGCGATCAGCCGGCCGCGCCGCCTGATTCTACTGCTAGCGCTACTGGCCCTGCTGATCGGCGGCGTCAAAGTCTGGCGGCTGTATCAGAGTGCTCAGGCGTTGCGCCAGGATGTGGCCGAGCTGCGCGCAGCCGCCGGCCCGCTCGACACAGCGCACCTGCGTATGCTCGGGCCGCTGCTCGCACGCACGCACGCCGACGCCCAGGATCTGCGCGCCGAGGCGATGCCGCTGCTGCCGCTCGCCGAGCGGCTGGGCTGGCTGCCGCTCTATGGCCCCGACCTGGCCGCGAGTCGCATCCTGCTCGATTTAGCGGTCGAACTGGCCAGCGCCGCCGAAGAGGGCTATATTGCCCTGAGCCCGCTACTACAGCCGGCCGAGGCTGGCCAGCCGCTGCCCGTGGCGCTGGTGCAACACCTGAATACTGCACAACCCGAGCTTGAGCGCACCCGGCAGGCGCTCACGCGCGCCGACGCGCTGCTGGCAAGCCTGCCGATCGACCGGCTCGTGCCGGCGTTGGGCACGCCACTACGCACGCTCGCTCCGCTGCTGCCCGCCGCGCACGACGCCGTCGCGCTGGCGCAGGCCCTGCCCGAGCTGCTCGGCGCGAGCGGCCGGCGCGATTACCTGCTGATCGCCCAGAACCCCGACGAGCTGCGCGCCACCGGCGGCCTGATCACCGCCGCCGGCCTGCTCTCGATCGAGCACGGCCGCATCGCCCCGCTGAGCATGGCCGACTCGGGCGCGCTGAACGATTTCAAGTCGGGCGGGCCATACCCCGAGCCGCCCGCCCCGCTACGGCGCTACATGGGCATCGACCTGTGGGTCTTCCAGGATGCCAACTGGTCACCCGACCTGCCTACCGCCGCGCGGGCAATCGCCGACCTGTACCAGCGCGGCCATGGCCAGGCGATCGATGGCGTGATCTTGGTCGACCCGGCTGTGGTCACGGCGCTGCTGCGCGTCACTGGCCCGCTCACGCTGCCTGATCTGGCCACACCGCTCACAGCCGACACAGCGCTCGACTACATGCGCAACTCGGTGTTCCTCGGCCCGGTGGCCGGTGAGCGCGAGCGCCAGCTACGCTGGATCAACCAGCGCAAGGCCTTCATGGCCCCGCTGGCGCAGGCGATCATGGCGGCGCTGCAGCAGGGCGGCGCACAGCGCGACTGGGCCGGGCTGGCGCGGGTCGCCGCCGGGCTGCTGGCCGAGCGCCACATCCAGCTGGCTGTCGCACAGCCCGACGCAGCGGCGGTGTTCGCGCGGCGCGGCTGGGATGGCGCGCTGCGGCCGGGCAACGCCGACTTCCTGATGCTCGTCGACTCGAACATCGGCTACAACAAGGCCACCGCAAGCATCCAGCAGGCGATCAGCTACACCGTCGATCTCAGCACGCCCGCCGCGCCGCTGGCCGCGCTGAACCTGCGCTACACCCATCGCCTGGCCGGCCCGGCCGACTGCGACCAATCGAAAGAGCTCAAGGCCGCGTTCATCCAGCGTTACGAAGACATGCAGCTCGGCTGCTACCGCGACTACCTGCGCGCGTATGTGCCGGGCCAGGCCGAGCTGATTACCGCAGTTGTGCCGGCGGTACCCGGCAACTGGCTGCTCGCGGGGGTCGGTTCCGACGATGGCGCCGATGTACAGGCAGGCGAGGCCGGCACCCGCGCGATTGGCGCGCTGGTGGTGGTGCCGCCCGGCCAGGCGCGCCGGGTGCTGCTGCGCTACCGCCTGCCGGCCGGCGTGCTCACGCGCGACGAGCAGGGCTGGCACTATCGGCTGGCGCTGCAGCGTCAGGCCGGCGCGCCGCCGCCGCAGCTGAGCATCACGGTGCGGCTGCCGCGCAGCGCCAGGTTTGTCTCGGCCAGCCTGCCGGCCAGCCTGCAGCCGGATGGCAGCGTCGTGATCGCCGGCGCGCTCGTGCGCGACCAGCAGCTCGAGCTGGTGTTCCAGGCACCTTGA
- a CDS encoding CPBP family intramembrane metalloprotease yields the protein MLTTTTQHRTARRPLFLLWGVLLLITMAELLTSVVSAQGGLLAHALLLVGLTLYGASGTLDENRKLALALTLAPLIRLLSLSLPLTRFPQIAWYPIVAVPLFLAAWVVIRLLGISRQTLGLRVGSLPQQIMLIGGGLGLGAIEYAILKPAPLVSSLTPGSLWLPALSLIVCTGFSEELIFRGLLQQVAAPALGRWALMYVALLFAVLHIGYLSLADVAFVFAVGLLFGYIVRWGGSILGVSLAHGLTNITLFLILPYLARNPGALAGVMPWAITIGSGLAILAIYMLLLRASITRVAVAPYAPTSAGLRELRHTAGLTYTDLAQRTGLPARLLAEIEHGLRLPQPDQVQLISRALGAAA from the coding sequence ATGCTCACCACCACAACCCAACATCGCACCGCCCGTCGCCCGCTGTTCCTGCTGTGGGGCGTGCTGCTGCTGATCACCATGGCCGAGCTGCTGACGTCGGTGGTGAGCGCGCAGGGGGGGCTGCTGGCCCACGCGCTGCTGCTGGTAGGCCTGACGCTCTACGGCGCTAGCGGCACGCTCGACGAGAACCGCAAGCTGGCGCTGGCGCTTACGCTGGCCCCGCTGATCCGGCTGCTGTCGCTATCGCTGCCGCTCACGCGCTTCCCGCAGATCGCCTGGTACCCAATCGTGGCGGTGCCGCTGTTCCTGGCCGCCTGGGTGGTCATCCGGCTGCTGGGCATCTCGCGGCAGACGCTTGGGCTGCGCGTGGGCAGCCTGCCGCAGCAGATCATGCTGATCGGCGGCGGGCTAGGGCTAGGCGCGATTGAGTATGCGATCCTCAAGCCGGCGCCGCTGGTGAGCAGCCTGACGCCCGGCTCGCTGTGGCTGCCGGCGCTGAGCCTGATCGTCTGCACCGGCTTCAGCGAGGAGCTGATCTTCCGCGGGCTGCTGCAGCAGGTGGCCGCACCGGCGCTGGGCCGCTGGGCGCTGATGTACGTGGCGCTGCTGTTCGCAGTGCTACACATCGGCTACCTGTCGCTCGCCGACGTTGCGTTTGTGTTCGCGGTCGGCCTGCTGTTCGGCTATATCGTGCGCTGGGGCGGCTCGATCCTGGGTGTGTCGCTGGCGCACGGCCTGACGAATATCACGCTGTTTTTGATCTTGCCATACCTGGCGCGCAACCCTGGCGCGCTGGCTGGCGTGATGCCGTGGGCGATTACAATCGGCTCGGGCCTGGCGATCCTGGCGATCTACATGCTGTTGCTGCGCGCCTCGATCACGCGCGTGGCGGTGGCGCCCTACGCGCCGACCAGCGCGGGCCTGCGCGAGCTGCGCCATACGGCCGGGCTGACGTATACCGACCTGGCGCAGCGCACCGGGCTGCCGGCGCGGCTGCTGGCCGAGATCGAGCACGGCCTGCGATTGCCCCAGCCCGATCAGGTGCAGCTGATCAGCCGGGCGCTCGGCGCTGCGGCGTAG
- a CDS encoding oligosaccharide flippase family protein yields MRAWVRAQLHDALFFNTYILIVMRVFGAGTGFIFWALAARVLSAEHVGLASGVVSAASLFAGLAQLGFGYGLVRHFSSSKDQNGLLNFAIVISGGVGTLLALCFLIAIPALSPAMLPVRSSITSGFVFVLLVLSTTTTQLLHWFFLASRRLSLSLWKMSIQSVFAIILLPILWRFMSGYMAIVTAYLLSTVIGLAISFWPFLRMAHPGYRFSMSHGISLRSSFAGYSIINYITDQFQRTPDTLLPLIVIEQFGPGAGAYFFTVWTLGRSIAAWAGSIAESLFAEGSNNPEAAATQTWRAVKLGVLLATGLTLATTLCGHLILSIYGQQYLEQGTVLLNYVALAGIPGVLLSIFVNFLRVKNHLKAVTVIMAISVGSGLILSTAMMQINFAGIGIGWLISQTIVLLGAAIWWRWLRNSWGSTVRFKPDDGAQELEVVIGR; encoded by the coding sequence ATGCGAGCATGGGTTAGAGCGCAATTACACGACGCATTATTTTTTAACACATATATTCTTATTGTCATGCGCGTTTTCGGGGCGGGGACGGGCTTTATATTCTGGGCGTTAGCCGCAAGAGTACTTTCAGCTGAACATGTAGGCCTGGCATCGGGAGTTGTCTCAGCAGCATCATTATTTGCTGGATTGGCGCAGCTCGGCTTTGGGTACGGGCTAGTTCGGCATTTTTCGTCCTCTAAAGATCAGAATGGATTATTGAACTTTGCCATTGTTATATCAGGAGGTGTTGGTACCCTCTTGGCACTGTGTTTTCTGATAGCTATTCCAGCTTTATCGCCTGCAATGCTGCCAGTGCGCTCAAGTATAACAAGTGGTTTTGTTTTTGTCTTGCTGGTATTGAGCACAACGACAACGCAGCTACTGCACTGGTTTTTTCTCGCGTCACGGCGATTGAGCCTATCGCTATGGAAAATGTCGATCCAATCAGTTTTTGCTATCATATTATTACCTATATTATGGCGGTTTATGTCCGGGTATATGGCAATTGTTACAGCATATCTGTTGTCGACAGTGATAGGCTTGGCTATTTCATTCTGGCCATTCCTACGCATGGCTCATCCTGGTTATCGATTTTCGATGTCGCATGGTATATCACTGCGTTCGTCTTTTGCAGGTTACTCAATTATCAACTACATAACCGATCAATTTCAGAGGACGCCAGATACATTATTGCCTCTGATAGTTATTGAGCAATTTGGCCCAGGTGCAGGCGCCTATTTCTTCACAGTTTGGACTCTGGGGCGCAGTATTGCTGCATGGGCAGGCTCGATTGCGGAGTCGCTGTTTGCTGAGGGTTCGAATAACCCTGAGGCAGCGGCGACCCAAACATGGCGGGCGGTCAAGCTCGGAGTACTACTTGCGACAGGGCTAACATTAGCTACAACCTTGTGTGGGCACTTGATCCTTTCCATCTATGGTCAGCAATATCTTGAGCAAGGTACTGTATTGCTCAATTATGTAGCTCTGGCCGGCATACCAGGCGTGTTGCTCTCGATCTTCGTCAATTTTTTACGGGTTAAGAACCATCTCAAAGCTGTTACAGTGATTATGGCCATTAGTGTAGGAAGTGGCCTAATACTGAGCACAGCGATGATGCAAATTAACTTTGCTGGAATTGGCATCGGGTGGTTGATATCGCAAACAATAGTGTTGTTGGGGGCCGCGATATGGTGGCGTTGGTTACGAAATAGTTGGGGAAGTACAGTTCGGTTCAAGCCGGATGATGGAGCCCAGGAACTGGAAGTAGTCATTGGCCGATAA
- a CDS encoding serine acetyltransferase-like protein has translation MTFTELIDLIAWDLRINRGYSFDSVRAILLLIEVRIEQYTYRKCRTFPLFGIWYIVRCFGSMFQWFLCNSNIPGTITIGRGLRLPHPQNIILAGYADIGEFCTIYHNVSIAWNGFKRTVPSSPKIGDQVLIGAGAILVGDITVGSDVLIGAGAVVTRSVSDHARVTSPRPDITHRTPSALAATPGSEQHIRDPYSIWR, from the coding sequence ATGACATTCACTGAACTTATCGATCTTATCGCTTGGGATCTGCGGATCAATCGCGGGTATAGCTTTGACAGTGTGCGCGCGATATTGCTACTGATCGAAGTGCGCATTGAGCAGTATACCTACCGGAAGTGTCGAACCTTTCCACTGTTTGGCATCTGGTATATCGTTCGCTGTTTTGGCTCGATGTTTCAATGGTTTCTCTGCAATTCAAATATTCCAGGGACAATTACAATTGGCCGTGGTTTGCGCCTGCCGCACCCTCAAAACATTATTTTGGCCGGCTATGCCGATATCGGTGAATTTTGTACGATATATCACAATGTTTCAATTGCCTGGAATGGTTTCAAGCGAACTGTGCCATCATCACCTAAAATCGGTGATCAAGTGCTTATTGGCGCTGGTGCTATTCTTGTAGGCGATATTACTGTTGGATCTGATGTACTCATTGGGGCAGGTGCAGTGGTAACCCGTTCTGTTTCCGACCACGCACGGGTGACGAGTCCGCGACCGGATATCACCCACCGAACACCATCCGCATTGGCCGCAACGCCAGGCAGTGAACAGCACATCCGCGATCCTTATAGTATCTGGCGTTGA